A stretch of the Vigna radiata var. radiata cultivar VC1973A chromosome 7, Vradiata_ver6, whole genome shotgun sequence genome encodes the following:
- the LOC106765376 gene encoding zinc finger CCCH domain-containing protein 25 isoform X1 has translation MTMDDDSSIYVGGLPYDITDETIRTVFNLYGAILDVKIINDQRGRGKCYCFVTFTNPRSAIDAINDMNGRTIDGRVVKVNGVRSRGGRSNFGRERYYYHNDERNGDWDRGRDRDRDYDHDNSGRDGYRNRNNDWSRDRDRSRDRDQDRDRRFEHMHDYDEDRDPMLDNDWGREDDRVENDQEHSRGDGGDVDRDHNLDFNADRKTDRSSDPDRSFDEDRKDQSRRNNDLNVTNQHSMDLSSESTGADDDQVEAQLESSTKQFDQLKKEVSQMEEGLEEKRVHVKELQKQSKKLEDALVNAKKNTSYRQMQLIKLHKCFLQVKDYTERLKTSEKELQALIDSVLLEIDGDGVGFKDGQLTNGSLDAR, from the exons atgacGATGGACGACGATAGCTCTATATATGTTGGGGGTCTCCCTTACGACATCACCGACGAAACCATTCGCACTGTCTTCAATTTGTATGGTGCCATTCTCGATGTGAAG attATCAACGACCAACGCGGTAGGGGGAAGTGCTATTGTTTTGTTACTTTCACGAATCCTAGGTCAGCGATCGACGCCATCAACGACATGAATGGCAGA ACCATTGACGGGCGTGTGGTTAAAGTTAATGGGGTGAGGTCTCGTGGGGGCAGGTCAAACTTTGGCAGAGAACGGTATTACTATCATAATGATGAGAGGAATGGAGATTGGGATCGTGGGAGAGATCGAGACAGAGATTATGATCATGATAATAGTGGTAGGGATGGATACAGGAATCGGAACAATGATTGGAGTCGGGACCGTGATAGGTCTCGAGACCGAGACCAGGATAGGGATAGAAGATTTGAGCATATGCATGACTATGATGAAGATAGAGATCCTATGTTAGATAATGACTGGGGTAGAGAGGATGATAGAGTTGAAAATGATCAAGAACATAGCAGGGGGGATGGTGGAGATGTGGATAGAGACCACAACTTGGATTTTAATGCAGACAGGAAAACGGATAGGTCAAGTGACCCTGATAGAAGTTTTGACGAGGATAGAAAAGATCAGTCAAGGAGAAACAATGA CTTGAATGTTACAAATCAACATAGCATGGATCTTTCATCAGAGTCAACTGGTGCCGATGATGATCAG GTAGAAGCTCAATTAGAGAGCTCAACTAAGCAGTTTGATCAACTCAAAAAAGAG GTTTCTCAAATGGAAGAGGGATTAGAAGAGAAAAGGGTCCATGTTAAGGAATTGCAAAAGCAATCTAAG AAACTGGAGGATGCACTGGTCAATGCTAAGAAAAACACTTCATATCGTCAGATGCAGTTGATAAAG CTTCATAAATGTTTTCTGCAAGTGAAAGATTACACAGAAAGACTTAAAACTAGTGAAAAGGAACTTCAG GCTCTAATTGATTCAGTATTGTTAGAGATTGATGGTGATGGCGTTGGATTCAAGGATGGACAACTAACAAATGGAAGTCTTGATGCTAGATAG
- the LOC106765376 gene encoding zinc finger CCCH domain-containing protein 25 isoform X2, with protein sequence MTMDDDSSIYVGGLPYDITDETIRTVFNLYGAILDVKIINDQRGRGKCYCFVTFTNPRSAIDAINDMNGRTIDGRVVKVNGVRSRGGRSNFGRERYYYHNDERNGDWDRGRDRDRDYDHDNSGRDGYRNRNNDWSRDRDRSRDRDQDRDRRFEHMHDYDEDRDPMLDNDWGREDDRVENDQEHSRGDGGDVDRDHNLDFNADRKTDRSSDPDRSFDEDRKDQSRRNNDLNVTNQHSMDLSSESTGADDDQVEAQLESSTKQFDQLKKEVSQMEEGLEEKRVHVKELQKQSKKLEDALVNAKKNTSYRQMQLIKALIDSVLLEIDGDGVGFKDGQLTNGSLDAR encoded by the exons atgacGATGGACGACGATAGCTCTATATATGTTGGGGGTCTCCCTTACGACATCACCGACGAAACCATTCGCACTGTCTTCAATTTGTATGGTGCCATTCTCGATGTGAAG attATCAACGACCAACGCGGTAGGGGGAAGTGCTATTGTTTTGTTACTTTCACGAATCCTAGGTCAGCGATCGACGCCATCAACGACATGAATGGCAGA ACCATTGACGGGCGTGTGGTTAAAGTTAATGGGGTGAGGTCTCGTGGGGGCAGGTCAAACTTTGGCAGAGAACGGTATTACTATCATAATGATGAGAGGAATGGAGATTGGGATCGTGGGAGAGATCGAGACAGAGATTATGATCATGATAATAGTGGTAGGGATGGATACAGGAATCGGAACAATGATTGGAGTCGGGACCGTGATAGGTCTCGAGACCGAGACCAGGATAGGGATAGAAGATTTGAGCATATGCATGACTATGATGAAGATAGAGATCCTATGTTAGATAATGACTGGGGTAGAGAGGATGATAGAGTTGAAAATGATCAAGAACATAGCAGGGGGGATGGTGGAGATGTGGATAGAGACCACAACTTGGATTTTAATGCAGACAGGAAAACGGATAGGTCAAGTGACCCTGATAGAAGTTTTGACGAGGATAGAAAAGATCAGTCAAGGAGAAACAATGA CTTGAATGTTACAAATCAACATAGCATGGATCTTTCATCAGAGTCAACTGGTGCCGATGATGATCAG GTAGAAGCTCAATTAGAGAGCTCAACTAAGCAGTTTGATCAACTCAAAAAAGAG GTTTCTCAAATGGAAGAGGGATTAGAAGAGAAAAGGGTCCATGTTAAGGAATTGCAAAAGCAATCTAAG AAACTGGAGGATGCACTGGTCAATGCTAAGAAAAACACTTCATATCGTCAGATGCAGTTGATAAAG GCTCTAATTGATTCAGTATTGTTAGAGATTGATGGTGATGGCGTTGGATTCAAGGATGGACAACTAACAAATGGAAGTCTTGATGCTAGATAG